From a single Ptychodera flava strain L36383 unplaced genomic scaffold, AS_Pfla_20210202 Scaffold_53__1_contigs__length_892398_pilon, whole genome shotgun sequence genomic region:
- the LOC139128422 gene encoding putative mediator of RNA polymerase II transcription subunit 14: MSGRGNELPSQIRQMYTTGTTARLRRRIHDAISSRIADQRHVREREMRYAQQHTPEQRRRHQQQQQQQQQQQQQHQQQQQQQQQQQQLQEQEQPNQHVPPGREIPVPGARAGNRRPLHNIVRESYEAYLVIMQRLPRILDQIERTLENINNSL; this comes from the exons ATGTCAGGTCGTGGCAATGAGCTCCCATCGCAAATTAGGCAAATGTACACTACTGGTACAACAGCTAGACTGAGGCGGAGAATTCATGATGCAATATCAAGTAGAATTGCAGA tcAAAGACACGTCCGGGAAAGAGAGATGCGATACGCACAGCAACACACGCCAGAACAACGACGACGACACCAacagcaacagcagcagcagcagcaacaacaacaacaacatcaacaacaacaacaacaacaacaacaacaacagcaactaCAAGAACAAGAGCAACCAAATCAGCATGTGCCACCTGGCCGCGAGATCCCGGTTCCAGGAGCACGGGCCGGCAACCGACGACCGCTTCACAATATTGTCAGGGAAAGTTATGAGGCATATCTGGTTATTATGCAGAGATTGCCCAGAATTTTAGATCAGATTGAGAGAACActtgaaaatataaacaattCTTTATAG